Genomic window (Kangiella profundi):
CAGACATTAGGATTAGTGATGTTGGTTAGATTCGGCTAGTGTAGCAAAAAATGTTGCCGTCTCGCATGGTCTTTAGCAGCTTCATGCTGCTATTAATAATTAAGGCCGCTATTGCGGCCTTATATGGAGGGAAACTACTTGCTTTCCGGAATTTTAGCTACCAAGCGTAATGAAGTGCTTAGCTCTTCCAGCTGCAGCCATGGCTTTAACCAGGCTTTCGCATGATAGACACCGGGGCTTCCCGGTACTTCTTCCACTTCAACCTTAGCTTCAGCCAATGGATATTTGGCACGTGATTCCTGACCCGCTGCTTCATCCGCGTTGACGTAATTAAGGATCCAGCGGTTCAACCAGGCTTCACAGTCTTCTGGCTCCATAAATGAACCAATCTTGTCACGCGCCAATACCTTCAAGTAATGAGCGAAACGTGACGTTGCCATAATGTATGGCAAACGCGATGAAATGTCGGCATTTGCGGTAGCATCAGGACTGTCATACTTTTTGGGACGCTGCGTAGTATTGGAGCCAAAGAACACCGCATAGTCTGTATTCTTGTAGTGACACAATGGCAGGAAGCCTAGTTTACTTAACTCAGCTTCACGACGGTCGGTAATTCCCACTTCGGTCGGGCACTGCATATCCATGTCGCCATCATCACTCATGAAATTATGCATAGGCAATGATGTGACTTTACCACCACCTTCCGCGCCACGAATCGCGGTACACCAGCCGTGCTCGGTAAATGCCTGAGTCAGTTTACTGCCAAGTACATAGGAGGCATTCATCCAGCAATAGTCTTTATTATCAACGCTGTTTGCCACCTTGGTCTCACCATCAACCGGTAGTTCTTCAAAGGCAAACTCTTCGATTGGACGCGTTTGTTCACCATACGGAAGTCGCGCCAGCACGCGGGGTGCAGTAAGAGTTACAAAACGTGAGTCTTCCGAGTCACGGAACCCACGCCAGCGGGCATATTCCAATGAGTCAAAGATTTTCTCCAGGTCGCGCGGCTTTGATAACTCGGTCCAATCATTGAATCCAAACAATTCTGGAGACGATGCTGAAATAAAGGGAGCAAAAGCTCCTGCGGCAACATTCGACGTGAGTTCCAGTGTTTCGATATCCTCCGGATGATTGGTGAATTCATAGTCGCCGATTAATGCACCAAATGGTTCACCACCGGCTGTACCAAACTCACTCTCATAAATTTTCTTGAACAATTGGCTCTGATCAAACTCCACCGCTTTGCTTAAATCTTTGAACAATTCACGCTTTGGCAGGTTGATGACTTTCAGCTTCATTGACACTGACGTATCAGTATTTTGCACCAAATACTGCAAACCACGCCATGAGCCTTCCAGCTTTTGGAAACGCTCATTGTGCATAATTTTTGATAACTGAGCTGATAAGGCTTCATCAATCTTGTCAATTGCTTCCTTGAAGGTCACCGTTAAGTTTTTGTTCCAGGTGACGGTGCCTTTCATTGCCTCTGAGGTCAAAGCTCTTAACAACTCTTCAGCGCGACT
Coding sequences:
- the tssC gene encoding type VI secretion system contractile sheath large subunit; translated protein: MTEMEKVSSKEQIVEQSQDILSQAIAATKQTEASRAEELLRALTSEAMKGTVTWNKNLTVTFKEAIDKIDEALSAQLSKIMHNERFQKLEGSWRGLQYLVQNTDTSVSMKLKVINLPKRELFKDLSKAVEFDQSQLFKKIYESEFGTAGGEPFGALIGDYEFTNHPEDIETLELTSNVAAGAFAPFISASSPELFGFNDWTELSKPRDLEKIFDSLEYARWRGFRDSEDSRFVTLTAPRVLARLPYGEQTRPIEEFAFEELPVDGETKVANSVDNKDYCWMNASYVLGSKLTQAFTEHGWCTAIRGAEGGGKVTSLPMHNFMSDDGDMDMQCPTEVGITDRREAELSKLGFLPLCHYKNTDYAVFFGSNTTQRPKKYDSPDATANADISSRLPYIMATSRFAHYLKVLARDKIGSFMEPEDCEAWLNRWILNYVNADEAAGQESRAKYPLAEAKVEVEEVPGSPGVYHAKAWLKPWLQLEELSTSLRLVAKIPESK